One stretch of Anolis carolinensis isolate JA03-04 chromosome 3, rAnoCar3.1.pri, whole genome shotgun sequence DNA includes these proteins:
- the LOC134297488 gene encoding uncharacterized protein LOC134297488: protein MSREGDQSHDGAKGPPLGALPLAEETLQAIASSTGYPKPDGVTQRIPRGGRGVPAAAETSWGSGGSMPETVALRLSILETHLSRLSDTVGRIVPILEENLQKEHIRYGAEREPSKGGDWSQRGQRASTQSPAAARDEGDEEYWQELEFRDRMAREVERQRALGTLRPPSPTELPTPRMGVGVERPLGPGIGSSGLADEGGEEQEIQEEEEDVQYDGERRDAGATARPVCGWGEGPTAAAGFREPRRMTTGVGRGVIQGNPMQPFPMPPRQHQRAAEWMPRREDLKLEYGGESAELNFFLISIRGYMEDNAHTFPSEASRVRAIGNTLKRGAASWYVQLHARQDPCLRSVPRFLAALENRFRDRLEQLRARDQLRGIKQRDKTVPEYAEEFLHLAERVPEWSEVTKVELFKEGLRPEIFSWAAHRDDPETLQGWIQLAGRVESTLAQVKRFRSSGGQQRPVARGRGETRKQERPGGRPGIPSRGDDNKPKPGCFVCGKTGHRAAECWARKGEPPKPSKPKPATGRRAEEEVRAPESSEKLACDERRTEEEDEEKEGTMSWNPVTGLW, encoded by the exons atgagcagggaaggagatcaaagccatgacggagcaaaggggcctccgctgggagctctgccgttggcagaagagacattgcaagccatagcttcctctacggggtaccccaagccggacggcgtgacccagaggattcccagagggggaagaggcgttccggcggcggcagaaaccagttggggatctggaggaagcatgccggagaccgtggccctgcggttatccatcctggaaactcatttatccaggctgtcggataccgtggggagaatagtgccaatattggaagagaatctccaaaaagagcacatccgatatggcgccgagagagagccaagcaaaggaggcgattggagccagaggggacagcgagcttcaacgcagagtcccgcggcggcaagggacgagggagacgaggaatattggcaggagctggagttcagagacagaatggcacgcgaagtggagcgccagcgagctctgggaactctgaggccgccatctccaacagagctcccaaccccccggatgggcgtcggggtggaaagaccactggggccagggatcgggtccagtggattagcagacgaaggcggagaggagcaggagatccaggaagaggaggaggatgtgcagtacgacggggaaaggcgagatgcgggggctacagcgaggccagtatgcggatggggggaagggccgacagcggcggcaggatttcgggagccgcgcagaatgaccaccggagtggggcgcggcgtgatccaaggaaacccgatgcaacccttccccatgcctcccagacagcatcaacgggccgctgaatggatgccaagaagggaagatctcaagctagaatacggaggggaatcagccgaactgaacttttttctaattagcatcaggggatacatggaagacaatgcacacacattcccctccgaagcaagcagggttcgggccatcggcaacacactaaagagaggagcggccagctggtatgtgcaactacatgccagacaggacccatgcctgaggtcagtgccccgcttcctcgccgcactggaaaaccggttcagagaccggctagagcaattgagagctcgagaccagcttagaggaataaagcagagggacaaaacggtgcccgagtacgcagaggaattcctccacctcgcggaaagggtaccagagtggtctgaagtgaccaaagtggaattatttaaagagggactacgccccgagattttcagctgggcagcgcacagagatgaccccgaaacgctccagggatggattcaactagcggggcgcgttgaatccaccctggcccaagtaaagcgcttcaggagcagcggcggccagcaaagaccggtggcgagaggtcgaggagaaacgaggaagcaggaaagacccggagggaggccggggattccctccagaggagacgacaacaaacctaaaccgggatgctttgtatgtgggaagacgggccatcgagcagcagaatgctgggcacggaagggggagccgccaaaaccctcaaagcccaagccagcaaccgggaggcgtgcggaggaggaggtgcgagccccagaatcttcagaaaaattg gcttgtgatgaaagaagaaccgaagaggaggacgaagaaaaggagggcaccatgtcatggaacccagttacagggctttggtaa